The Nostoc sp. PCC 7524 nucleotide sequence TCTTTGAACTATCGGACTGGGAAACTATCTAGCTATCTACATGATATTGCCTGTGGAGTCAGTGAGTTGCTAGAGGTAGACTGGTCAGTAGTCACTTTGTGCCAGCAAGGATTTGAAAGGGTACTTGCCAGTAGTATTGACATGGGCGAGGGTGAACACGTTTATTCACTGCATGGATCATTAACGGGTACTGTCATGGAAACTGGTAACTCTTTAGCAGTGGAAGATGCGAACCAACATCCAGAATATGGCGAAGTTCCAGAAGGTTATTGTGCCTATTTAGGACTACCGTTGCGGATTGCTACAGGGGAAGTGATTGGTACGATCTGCTCTTTTCATCAGCAGCCACGGGAGTTTAGCCAAGAAGAAATTCAACTAGGAGAATTGTTTGCGGAACGTGCCGCTACAGCAATTGATAATTATCATTTGTACCAGCAGCAGTGTCAGTTCAATCAGATTTTAGAGGCTGAGGTAGAAAAACGCACAGCAGAACTACGGGCGGCACAAGCCAAGCTTGTAGAACAGGAACGGCTAGCAGCCATTGGTGAATTTGCGGCGATGATTGTGCATGAAATTCGTAATCCTTTGACTACCATGATCATAGGATTGAAGTATTTTCAAAAAAACATCCTCACTGAACCAGCACAAGAGCGATTATCACTAGCACTTGGCGAAGCCAGCCGATTAGAAAATTTGCTGAGTGAAATTTTGCTTTATGCCAAACCCCAGGTGTTGCAATTTTGTGAATTGGATGTAAATCAATTCATTCGTGAATTGCTAACTGCCATGAGCGAGATGCAAGAAGCAGTTTCACGACAAATCGAATTTATCCCTGCGTCAGTGCCAGTCAAGATGCTGGGAGACAAAGATAAGCTCAAACAAGTTTTTATTAATATTGTCCGCAATGCCTGTGAAGCCGTTGCCCCAGGAGATGTGATTAAATGGGAAGTAGACACTTCTTCTCCAGAGAGGGTGTGTATTAATGTTTGCAATGGTGGTGAACCAATCCCCCCAGAAATTTTATCAAGACTAACTCAGCCATTCTTCTCTACAAAACCTAGTGGTACAGGTTTAGGACTTGCCATTACCAAACGCATAGTCAATGCTCATGGTGGGGAGTTATCTATTGAGTCTGATACATCAACAGGTACTACAGTCAGTGTTCAATTACCTGTGGCTCATAACAAACTTATCGTAAATTCAAGGGTTTAAGACCCCTACGTCTACACGTAGTGTCAGTTGAGTTGAGATTTAAATCCCCGACTCCAACTGTCTTTAATTGTGAAGTAATGAGTAATAAGTAATAAGTAATAAGTAATGGGTATTACTCACTACTCATTACTCATTTAATCCTTGAGATTGTCCTCTGCGCCATTCCCAATGCCCAGCCCTAAACTTTAGTCTTACAAGATTGCAGTTTTCGGTAATGATTCGAGGCTAACGCCTAGATATCATCAATCTCAAGAGATCAGAAATAATCTGGTGACGGCGATCGCTCAGGTGAAGTTGAGCGATCGCTTTTTTCTTTATCTACCCCTACGGTTTGCATAAAAACTGTCAACAAGCTTGAAATAACTATTGAAGAAAGCAGGAGGCAGAAGGCAGGAGGCAGGAGGTTTCGTTTAGATGGGGATTCAAACCCCACCTCAACGAGAGCCACCAAATTTTCAATTTGGTGCGGTGTTTCGCCTTACTCTCCTGAGAGTGCGAGAGGGCAGGAATCAGAATTCCCTTCTGCCTTCTGCCTCCTGCCCTCTGCCTTTCTTGATAAAGCTTTCTGATTTTGTCTTTCTGCCTGCTACCTCTCAACTGGCTTGTGATCATAGTGTTAATTTTTGCTGACTCCCAGCTATGTAGGTATAAAATTGTGATTTTATATAGGTTTTACACTGATTACCCTCAAAAAAGTTCAATAAAGTTATTTTCCGGTTAATTTTTACAGTTCTTGGTGAACGCCCATATAGCAGGAGTGTTTATGAATGTGGCATCAGCAGATAATTCGAGAAGTTCCCCCAGCAACCACAACTTGGATATAGCTAGGCAGCAATATCAATATAACTACACCCATATTCCCCCTTTGGCGATGGTGAATCAACTGCCACCTGCGGAAGAGTTCACCACTCGTTGGTATTGTTTATTAGCTAAAGAATTACGCCTGATTTTTATCAATACCCTGATTGTCAACCGGGGTAATCGTGGTTTTAAGTCGGTGAAAGATGATGTCATTGCGTTTCTTTTAGAAGCTTTGATTAAGGGAGCCATCCCATTTCGCCTGGGTGTAATTGCCAGACTGCTGCAAATTCTCCCCCAATTTCTGCTGCGTAGCGTCTCTAAAGATTTGCGGGAACTGGATGATCTGTTTTTATCACTACTTAAGGAAATTGGACTGTCAATTTTTACAGATTCACTCAACCGCATCACTAAGCTGTTATTTGAGAAACAACCCAAAGGACGCGTAACCAGTCTCAAGGATTACGAAAAATTGCTACCAGTGTTGGGATTGCCCAAGATTGCCAGCACTTATCAAGAAGATGAAGTTTTTGCTTATATGCAAGTGGCTGGTTATAATCCCTTAATGATTAAGCGGGTAACTAGCCCAGGCGATCGCTTCCCAGTCACAGACGAGCATTACCAAGCCGTGATGGGTAGTGATGATTCCTTAGCAGCAGCCGGGGAAGACGGTAGACTTTATCTGGCAGACTATGGGATTTTAGATGGTGCGATCAATGGTACACACCCAAAACTACAAAAGTATGTCTACGCACCTCTGGCACTGTTTGCTGTACCCAAAGGCGCAGATGCTCACCGTTTACTCCGCCCAGTAGCCATTCAATGTGGACAAACCCCAGACGCAGATCACCCCATCATTACCCCTAACTCTGGTAAATACGCCTGGCTGTTTGCCAAAACTATTGTCCTCATCGCCGATGCCAACTTTCACGAAGCCGTCAGCCACCTAGCTAGAACACACCTGTTTGTGGGTGTATTCGTGATGGCAACCCATCGGCAACTCCCAAGCAATCATCCCCTCAGCCTGTTGTTACGCCCCCATTTCGAGGGTACATTAGCCATCAATAATGCCGCCCAAGAGAACCTCATCGCTCGTGATGGAGGTGTTGATCTATTACTTTCATCAACTATTGATAACTCTCGTATTTTAGCCGTGCGTGGATTGCAAAGCTATAACTTCAACGCAGCCATGTTACCCAAGCAACTCAAACAGCGTGGTGTGGATGATCCCAACCTATTACCTGTTTATCCTTACCGAGATGATGCCCTGTTAATCTGGGATGCTATCCGTGATTGGGTGTCAGACTACCTCAAGCTTTACTATCCTACAGATGCAGATGTGGAAAAAGACGCAGCCTTACAAGCATGGGCAACCGAAGCCCAAGCTTACGAAGGTGGTAGAATTACTGGCTTTGGTGAAGATGGAGGTATCAAAACCAGAGAATATCTAATTGATGCGGTAACACTGATCATTTTCACCGCCAGTGTTCAACACGCGGCGGTAAACTTTCCCCAGAAAGATATCATGGGCTATGCCCCAGTTGTCCCACTAGCCGGTTATATGCCAGCCTCAACCCTCAAGGGAGAAGTGACTGAGCAAGACTACCTCAACTTGCTGCCTCCACTAGAACAAGCACAAGGGCAATATAACTTACTTTACTTATTAGGATCTGTGTATTACAACAAACTCGGTCAATATCCACAACCACACTTTACTGATCCACAAGTAACATCCTTATTGCAAAGCTTCCAAGATAAACTCCAGCTAATTGAAGACACCATCAATCAGCGCAATTTAAACCGCCCAGCCTATGAATATTTGCTCCCTTCCAAGATTCCCCAGAGTATTAATATTTAAGGCTGGGATGAGGGAGATGGGGGAGATGAGGGAGATGGGGGAGATAAGGGAGATGGGGAGCAGAGGAGCAGGGGAGCAGAAGAGAGTTATTATTCCTAGTCCCCAATCCCCAATCCCCAGTCCCCAGTCCCCAGTCCCCAGTCCCCAGTCCCCAATCCCCAGTCCCCAGTCCCCAGTCCCCAGTCCCCAATCCCCAGTCCCCAATCCCCAGTCCCCAATCCCCAATCCCCAATCCTATGGAACTAAAAGATAAAGTCCTGAAAAACCACGATCGCCAGATCAAGCTTGCCTCTCGTCTAGCTAAAGTTGGTTATGACACTACCATTGGTAAACTTCTGCGCTTACCTATCTATTACATGGATGCTTTCATCATGCTCAACGCATGGAAAGACTTTCTCTACATCCGTAAAAAACATATTGGTGACAAATTTTTTGCAGTAGATCAGGCAATCATTCACACTTCTCACAGCCAAGTTAAAGAACTGATGCAAGTTGAGCCGCAAGTGCGGGGCAATGATTTAGGCATCATCAGAATATTAGCCCCTAGCTATCTGCTCAACAATCCTTTGAGTTTAGGCATGAACGGTAATGAACACACCGGGGTGCGGGCTGTGTTCTTGCAAGCCTTACCAGATCCGACTCAAAAGGCTGATGTTTTAGGGGGTTTAGTTAATCAATGCTTGTCAAAAGCGGCTCAACAGGGACAAGTACAGATTGGCGAGGATTTGCCACGAATGCTACTGGAGATTCTGCACCAACTCGTTTTCCAAATGGCGTTATCTGAAGCAGAAATTACCGCTTCCAACGCTTATATCAAAAGTTTAGCGATCGCATCCTTACCGAATTTCATCACTAAATATTTACTGGCGTTTAGAACAGCACCCAGCATTAAACATCGCCAGCGTTTAATTGAGCGATATCAACAGTCTCCTCAATGGGCAGCTTACCTAAAAACAGGCTCTCAGTATCAGTTGAACACACACCAAATTGTTAACAGCCTATTCGATATGATTCATATTGCCGGCACTGCCGGTACAAGTGCGCTGTTAGGATCTGTAATTGGTGTTCTCTGCCAGAATGAAGCGTTAAGAAATGATGTCATCACCGAAATTAATGCTGTTTGGGATGGCAAACAACCACCAACCGGGCAAACTTTAGAACAGTTAACACTCACCCATAAAGTCATCTTAGAAACAGCTCGTCTCTATCCACCTGTCAGATTTGTTAGTCAATTAGCTACTCAGTCTGGTGAAGTAGAGATAGGTGAACAAAAATGTCCCTTCCAAAAAGGTACTCGGTTGCTGGGTTCTATCTTCACAGCCAATCGCGACGAGAGAAGATATCAAAATCCAGATAATTTTGATGTGACACGAGATTTTTCAGATATCTTATCTTGGAATAGTCAAGGACATGAGAGGATGTGTCCAGGTAGATCCTTATCAATTGGCATTATTAAGACGTTCTGTCTTTATCTGTTGAAGAACTATCAATGGAACTCAATTACAGAAGTTAAATGGGATTTTGAAAAAGTGACGGCTGTCACCCCGAATAATTTAGTGTTACAAGGCTTTGCTCAAAAAATCTAAGTAATCCACAAAACATGACTCAATCTATCGAGAAAAAGCAACTCGATAATATTGCTACCTGGATGACTCCCCTCAAACAAACTAACTTACCCAAAGTCCTCCAGGGTGTATTTTTCATGGATGGCAATCCCCTACCAGATGATTGCATCACCATGTACAACTTAGAATGGGACACTCAAAATCACACCTTGGTGATACCTTTGTTTGCTCCATTGCAATGGACTTTCCATAATTCCCTGTTAGGTTGGATATTGCTGCGTGCTATCCAATTGACTGAGTTTCAGTACAAAATTCAGTTTGCAGATGCCAGTTTACAGCAAGCACAAATTACACCCTTGGCGTTAGGGATAGAAATTCCCCAATGGTTAATCAATGCCACCATGCGCCGAGATGAAAACTCTCATAAAGGAGATATTTGGCAACGCAAAAACATTTGGCTGGGTGTGATTCCAGGGATTGGAGATTATACCCTACGTAAAATTGTTGATGCAGATGGGCGTTATACTCCCGCCTTCAACGATATGCTAACCAAGGTAGAAAATGAGTGTTTAGTAATTGTCAGTAGCTTTTAGAGGATGTTTGAAAAATGTTCGGCTGTGACTTTAAGTACATTCCGATCCCCCCTAACCCTTAAAAAGGGGGACTTTGATTCAATTTCCCCCCTTTTTAAGCTATCCATTATAAACATCTTTCTTAACATTTCGAGAGTATTAACTCACGTCTCTAGAACCCTGATTCGTTCGTTTTTCATTCTCAATAAAAACACTGTTTTAGCGAGAAGAATAAATGATGATTTGTCAAGTATGCTTAAAGTTTCAGTCCTTAAGATGCTTATAGAGCAAGGGTTTTAAGATTGTAAAGAAAGATGTGGGTAACGCATAGCTTTTTAAGGGGGGTAGGGATCAATAAGTCTCTAAAATCACAGCCAAGCACTTTTCAAACAACCTCTTAGTATTAATACTGAAAAATTTCCCATTCGTAACGAAACTGAATTGTGTGGTAACGAAATCAATTGCATTCGTAACGAAACTGAATTGTGTGGTAACGAAATCAATTGCATTCGTAACGAAACTGAATTGTGTGGTAACGAAATCAATTGTATTCGTAACGAAACTGAATTGTGTGGTAACGAAATCAATTGTATTCGTAACGAAACTGAATTATGTTCCCCACTCCCAGCCCAAGTTACTAACTTTGACTGCAACTCTCGGTATAATTTGAGTTTGCACTGATGAGTTGATTTAGATGGCAACTATTAATAATTTTTTTACATCTGGTGGCATAGTTATGTGGCCTCTGCTGGGATTTTCATTATTGGCAGTGGCACTAATTATCGAAAGATTAATCTTTTGGGTAAAAGTCACTGGTAAGCAAAACCGAGTGATACAAGAAGTCCTCAAACTTTATCGTCTAGATAATGTAGTTGGTGCTATAAATACATTGCAGCAAAATATAGATTTGCCCCTGGCGCGGGTTTTTCTAGCTGCCTTAGAATTAGATGAGCCAACACCAGAGGAATTTCGTCTGGCTCTAGAAAGTGAAGCACAAGCTGAAATTCCCCTACTCAAACGCTTTCAAAATATTTTTGACACAATTATAGGTTTAGCACCCCTTTTGGGGCTTTTGGGGACTGTTTTAGGATTAATTGTTGCCTTTGCCTCTCTGAATATTGGTGATGTGGGAGGTACAAAAACAGTTGGTGTTACCTCTGGAATTAGTGAGGCTTTAGTATCTACGGCATCAGGATTAGTGGTGGCGATATTTACACTTTTCTTTGCCAATACCTTCCGGGGACTATATCAACGTCAGATTGCCAGGATTCAAGAGTATGGCGGACAGTTAGAATTACTCTACCGTCGGCGTTATGAAAGAGAAAGAAAAGATAAATCTTAAAATTAAGATAATATTTGCTCTCTAGTTTCTATTTCTATTAAGATTCTAGGAGAATAAATTATTTTTTAGAGGATATCTATGACTATCTGGGTAAATGAGCAAATTGATCCATCCGGTATGATTCATGCTTGTATTGCTTGTTGTGATGAATCTCAAGCTAAGGATTGCCATGAGTCTTTTCAGCAGAATTTGACTGAGATCCAAAAGGCATCAGGTTGGATAGCACGGTTACGCACAGTCGATACCTGGGATGAAGTACCCGTTAATGCTTTAAAACTAAATTAGTTTGGTAATCTCAAATATTTGGTGGATGGGCAGGTGGGGATAGGTTCTGATGGTGTGGAAGTTTGTCTTTTGAGGTTAGAAATATC carries:
- a CDS encoding GAF domain-containing sensor histidine kinase: MIKSVDNKTLHNQMWQRERRAIALLSSLNYRTGKLSSYLHDIACGVSELLEVDWSVVTLCQQGFERVLASSIDMGEGEHVYSLHGSLTGTVMETGNSLAVEDANQHPEYGEVPEGYCAYLGLPLRIATGEVIGTICSFHQQPREFSQEEIQLGELFAERAATAIDNYHLYQQQCQFNQILEAEVEKRTAELRAAQAKLVEQERLAAIGEFAAMIVHEIRNPLTTMIIGLKYFQKNILTEPAQERLSLALGEASRLENLLSEILLYAKPQVLQFCELDVNQFIRELLTAMSEMQEAVSRQIEFIPASVPVKMLGDKDKLKQVFINIVRNACEAVAPGDVIKWEVDTSSPERVCINVCNGGEPIPPEILSRLTQPFFSTKPSGTGLGLAITKRIVNAHGGELSIESDTSTGTTVSVQLPVAHNKLIVNSRV
- a CDS encoding cytochrome P450; this encodes MELKDKVLKNHDRQIKLASRLAKVGYDTTIGKLLRLPIYYMDAFIMLNAWKDFLYIRKKHIGDKFFAVDQAIIHTSHSQVKELMQVEPQVRGNDLGIIRILAPSYLLNNPLSLGMNGNEHTGVRAVFLQALPDPTQKADVLGGLVNQCLSKAAQQGQVQIGEDLPRMLLEILHQLVFQMALSEAEITASNAYIKSLAIASLPNFITKYLLAFRTAPSIKHRQRLIERYQQSPQWAAYLKTGSQYQLNTHQIVNSLFDMIHIAGTAGTSALLGSVIGVLCQNEALRNDVITEINAVWDGKQPPTGQTLEQLTLTHKVILETARLYPPVRFVSQLATQSGEVEIGEQKCPFQKGTRLLGSIFTANRDERRYQNPDNFDVTRDFSDILSWNSQGHERMCPGRSLSIGIIKTFCLYLLKNYQWNSITEVKWDFEKVTAVTPNNLVLQGFAQKI
- a CDS encoding MotA/TolQ/ExbB proton channel family protein; its protein translation is MATINNFFTSGGIVMWPLLGFSLLAVALIIERLIFWVKVTGKQNRVIQEVLKLYRLDNVVGAINTLQQNIDLPLARVFLAALELDEPTPEEFRLALESEAQAEIPLLKRFQNIFDTIIGLAPLLGLLGTVLGLIVAFASLNIGDVGGTKTVGVTSGISEALVSTASGLVVAIFTLFFANTFRGLYQRQIARIQEYGGQLELLYRRRYERERKDKS
- a CDS encoding lipoxygenase family protein, coding for MNVASADNSRSSPSNHNLDIARQQYQYNYTHIPPLAMVNQLPPAEEFTTRWYCLLAKELRLIFINTLIVNRGNRGFKSVKDDVIAFLLEALIKGAIPFRLGVIARLLQILPQFLLRSVSKDLRELDDLFLSLLKEIGLSIFTDSLNRITKLLFEKQPKGRVTSLKDYEKLLPVLGLPKIASTYQEDEVFAYMQVAGYNPLMIKRVTSPGDRFPVTDEHYQAVMGSDDSLAAAGEDGRLYLADYGILDGAINGTHPKLQKYVYAPLALFAVPKGADAHRLLRPVAIQCGQTPDADHPIITPNSGKYAWLFAKTIVLIADANFHEAVSHLARTHLFVGVFVMATHRQLPSNHPLSLLLRPHFEGTLAINNAAQENLIARDGGVDLLLSSTIDNSRILAVRGLQSYNFNAAMLPKQLKQRGVDDPNLLPVYPYRDDALLIWDAIRDWVSDYLKLYYPTDADVEKDAALQAWATEAQAYEGGRITGFGEDGGIKTREYLIDAVTLIIFTASVQHAAVNFPQKDIMGYAPVVPLAGYMPASTLKGEVTEQDYLNLLPPLEQAQGQYNLLYLLGSVYYNKLGQYPQPHFTDPQVTSLLQSFQDKLQLIEDTINQRNLNRPAYEYLLPSKIPQSINI